In the genome of Flavobacteriales bacterium, the window GTTTCGAGCAGGCAACTCCGTTGGCATGCATGGCAGGGGTTGCAATTTGGATTGCTCTTTGGTGGATTACTGAAGCCGTTAATATCTTCTTTACGAGTCTTTTACCTCTTATTCTGTTTCCGTTTTTGGGAATAATGGGGATGAAAGAGGTGGCGCCATTGTATATGAATAAAATCATCTTTTTATTCGTAGGCGGTTTTCTTTTAGCCTACGCTTTTGAAAGATGGAATCTTCATCGCCGGATTGCATTAAAAATAATAGTGCTGACTGGTTCTACACCTTCAAAAATGCTTCTCGGATTTATGGCGGCCAGTTATTTATTGTCTATGTGGATTATGAATACGGCTACCGCAACGATGTTGTTACCCGCTGTTCTGGGGGTGATAAATCAAGTAGAAAAAATGAGCGAACGTAGAAACGATAAGATGGCTACTGGTTTTTTACTTGGCGTTGCTTTTGCCGCATCAATAGGGGGCATGGCTACTTTAGTTGGCACGGCACCCAATATGGTGTTGGCTAATTTATACAATGAGCGTTTTGGCGATACTGGCGTTTACGAGGCTATCAATTTTGGTAATTGGTTTTTGTTTGCTTTCCCGTTGAGCCTTGTTATGTTCACGTCAAGTTTTTTTATTCTAAAAGCGTTGTTTTTCAGAGATGCTAATGAGGTTAAAATAGATTTAAGTTTTATTCAAAAAGATTTGAAGGCAATGGGAAAGATGTCTTACGAAGAAACGATGGTGAGCTTAGTGTTTGTGATAACAGTCGGGCTATGGTTCTTTAGGCGCGACATCGAAATAGGTTCTTTTAGTATTCCTGGATGGAGAGATGTATTCGCATATCCCTCTTACATAACTGATGGTACAGTAGCTATGCTTTCTGCAAGTGTATTGTTTTTAATTCCTTCTAAAAATGAGGGTGCTAAAACGCTAATTGCTTGGGAGGATTTTGAAAGATTACCACTTGGAATAATATTCTTGTTTGGTGGAGGATTTGCTCTTGCCACAGGAATTTCTTCTTCCGGATTGGCTGAATGGATTGCAAATGGCCTTACAGTAGTTGTTGGTTTGTCTCCTTTGTTAATGGTGCTGATTTTATGTTTTTTCATGACATTCTTTACAGAGATTACATCTAATACGGCCTCTACTTTCCTAATGCTACCGCTAATAATTGAGTTGGCGCTTAAGGCAGAATGTCATCCTTTATTATTAATGATACCGGTTACAATTTCCGCCTCTTGTGCTTTTATGTTACCTGTGGCCACACCTCCCAATACCATAGTTTTTGGTAGCAATCGGATTGCATTGAAAACGATGATGAGAACTGGTATTTGGCTAAATTTACTGGGTATCATATTGATTACGTTTACAGTGTTTAGTCTGGGTAAAGTTGTATTTGGGTTTTAAGATATTTTGAGTTACAGCCTTTCTCATTCATTATATATTTAGTCATTCTTATTTTCATATATTTAATTATCTATCAGGTATATAACTTATGGCAGACACTGAAAAGAAAGGGGTATCGGGCAAAAAGGTAGCTCGATTTAAAGATAAGATCCACATTAAGGATCTACAACTTGATGTTCTATTGGAGATTACAAATGCCATCAATAATAATTTGCCGGTTCTTGAAATCCTCGAGAAGTTTGAAATGTTTGTTAAAAACGAACTTAACATAGAAAAGCTCCTATTGTATAGTAAAGGAAAAAAATGGAGATGTTTACTTCAATATGAAGTTGACTATTCTGAACTAGATAATATCGACGTGGAAAGAGACCTGATAGGTGTAACAGACATCACTTCGGTCTCAAGCTTAGAATGCGATAGCCTTTCATCATTCGATATGGTGCTTCCTGTTTTTAAAGGAGGGGAACCTTTGGCATATTTAATTTTGGGCGATCAAGACAACGACGCCTTGGCAGTGAGTTCCATTATAAAGCATTTAAATTTTCTTCAGCTGTTATCTAATATCGTTGTTAGCTCAATATTGAATAGGCAACTCGCGAGAGAAAAGCGTAAGCAGGAGGATGCGAAGAAAAAATTAATTGAGGAGCAGAACGAAATGCTTGAAAAAGAAGTAGCAATTCGGACAAATGAGCTCGTTCATCAGAAAGATGAGTCGGAGCGGTTATTGCATAATATTCTTCCAAAAGAAGTTGCAGATGAGCTAAAGAAAAAAGGAAAAACTAGAGCACAAACCTTTTCAGAGGCATCTTTGCTTTTTACCGATTTTAAAGGTTTTACTAAGCAGTCTTCTAAAATGAATCCGCAGGAGTTGGTAAATGAACTCGACGATATATTTCACCACTTCGATAATATAATGAGTAATCATGGAATGGAGAAAATTAAAACAATTGGGGATGCATATATGGCTGCCTGTGGATTGCCTAAAAAATCAAAAATGCATGCCGTACAGAGCGTAAGAGCAGCTTTGGATATGATTGCCTATTTAAAGGAACGAGGTAAGCATGCCAAGATAAAATGGGAAATGCGTGCAGGAATTCATTCGGGTCCTTTAGTAGCAGGGGTAGTTGGATACAAAAAATTTACATACGATGTATGGGGCGATACGGTGAATACTGCTGCTCGGATGGAGAGTAATAGTGAACCCGGAAAATTGAATATCTCGGCAGTTACTTATAATCTAGTTGGTAAATATTTTAATTGTGAGCATAGAGGAAAGATAGAAGCGAAAGGGAAAGGAGAGATAGATATGTATTTCGTAAAAGGGGAGGTAGAATCGGATCGGGTTATAAAAACGAGGAAGAGAGTTTTTAAACTATTGAAAAGAAAGTTGCCACAGAATAGGTTTTACCACGATTATCGTCATACACTCGATGTGCACAACGCGGCAGTAAACCTGGGTATAATGGAAAATATTAAGGACAACGAGATGGATCTTCTAAAAGTGGCAGCCCTTTATCACGATTCGGGCTTTACGGTTAGCGGCGAGAATCATGAAGAAGTTGGTTGTGGAATCGCACGAAAAGATCTTCCAGGATTAGGATTCAACAAAAAGGAAATTGATAAGATATGTGGTATCATCATGGCTACTAAAATCCCGCAGTCTCCTAGTACTAAACTACAACAAATTATATGTGATTCAGATCTAGATTATCTCGGTCGAGGAGATTTTGAAACTATAGGAATAACACTATTTAGAGAATTGAATGCAAACGGAATAACACTTTCTGTTGAAGACTGGAACAAGATGCAAGTGAAGTTTTTAAATGCTCATACTTATTTTACTAAAAGCTCAAAGAGTATAAGAGAACCTATAAAGCAAGAGCATCTGAAGAAATTGGTGAATCTTGTAGATACCTACTAAATAATACGATTATGAAGAGAATACTATTAATTACTTTCCTTTCTATAAATATAGCTGGGTTGTCTAATATGATGGTTTTAGCAAACGATGTGGTTAAAATAGAAAGTTCGGAGCACACAGAATTAGATCATCATGCTACGCAAGAAGCTGTAGGTCATGGTGGTGAAGAACACGCTGGAGGGCATGATTCACATGGCTTAGATGCCCTTTTCTTTATCATTATCGCACTTCTTGTAGGCGCTGCTACTCGGCACTTTTTAAAGAAAAGTCCCATACCGTTTACCGTTATGCTATTGTTGTTCGGATTAGGTCTGGGATTACTTGCTCGACAAGGTTTCTTTGATGTTTGGGAGTTTGGTTTTATGGAAATGGATGTTCATATCATACACCAATCGATGGATTGGGCGGCTAACATTAATCCACATTTGTTACTTTTTGTATTCCTTCCAATATTGATATTCGAGGCGGCCTTTGCCATGGATGTGCACGTATTTAAAAAGTCGGTAACAAACGCCACGATACTAGCTGTCCCAGGAATTTGTATCGCTTTAGGTCTAACTGCGGCAATGGTTATTGGATGTCAGATGCTAGGAATAGGATTTGAAGGCTGGGGTTGGCCAATGGCGTTAATGTTTGGTTCTGTGATTAGCGCAACTGACCCTGTTGCAGTGGTAGCGTTGTTAAAGGAGCTTGGTGCTAGTAAAAAGCTGGGTACCCTTATCGAGGGGGAATCATTGCTAAATGACGGTACGGCAATTGTAATTTTTATGGTGTTTTTCTTGGGGATCACTGGTTCTGCTTCAGAAACAAATGGGTTTGTAGAGTTTTTATATGTAGCTGTTGGTGGTACGGTTGTCGGACTAATTATAGGCGGTGTAGTTTTGGCATGGGTTAAGAAAGTATTCAATGATGCATTAGTTGAGATTAGTGTAATCGTAGCTGCCGCGTACCTTGCATTCTTTGCAGCAGAACATTTTTTACACGTTTCAGGGGTGCTAGCATTAGTTGCTTTAGGCCTTGTAATGGCGGGAGTTGGTAGAACAAGGAT includes:
- a CDS encoding sodium:proton antiporter, which codes for MKRILLITFLSINIAGLSNMMVLANDVVKIESSEHTELDHHATQEAVGHGGEEHAGGHDSHGLDALFFIIIALLVGAATRHFLKKSPIPFTVMLLLFGLGLGLLARQGFFDVWEFGFMEMDVHIIHQSMDWAANINPHLLLFVFLPILIFEAAFAMDVHVFKKSVTNATILAVPGICIALGLTAAMVIGCQMLGIGFEGWGWPMALMFGSVISATDPVAVVALLKELGASKKLGTLIEGESLLNDGTAIVIFMVFFLGITGSASETNGFVEFLYVAVGGTVVGLIIGGVVLAWVKKVFNDALVEISVIVAAAYLAFFAAEHFLHVSGVLALVALGLVMAGVGRTRISPEVEHFMHEFWELAGFIANCLLFLIVGVVIAIRVEFSMANFIMLGIIYVGIHVVRAIVIAACYPFMKNTGYGLPVKDAIVVWYGALRGAIGLALALIVANAEVIPVEIRDQFLFLIAGTVTLTLLVNATTIRFLVNKLGLTDIPPVKAIMMSNAYHNISVNSENSVDLLKSDRFMSGANWNAVREFIPAPIKF
- a CDS encoding HD domain-containing protein → MADTEKKGVSGKKVARFKDKIHIKDLQLDVLLEITNAINNNLPVLEILEKFEMFVKNELNIEKLLLYSKGKKWRCLLQYEVDYSELDNIDVERDLIGVTDITSVSSLECDSLSSFDMVLPVFKGGEPLAYLILGDQDNDALAVSSIIKHLNFLQLLSNIVVSSILNRQLAREKRKQEDAKKKLIEEQNEMLEKEVAIRTNELVHQKDESERLLHNILPKEVADELKKKGKTRAQTFSEASLLFTDFKGFTKQSSKMNPQELVNELDDIFHHFDNIMSNHGMEKIKTIGDAYMAACGLPKKSKMHAVQSVRAALDMIAYLKERGKHAKIKWEMRAGIHSGPLVAGVVGYKKFTYDVWGDTVNTAARMESNSEPGKLNISAVTYNLVGKYFNCEHRGKIEAKGKGEIDMYFVKGEVESDRVIKTRKRVFKLLKRKLPQNRFYHDYRHTLDVHNAAVNLGIMENIKDNEMDLLKVAALYHDSGFTVSGENHEEVGCGIARKDLPGLGFNKKEIDKICGIIMATKIPQSPSTKLQQIICDSDLDYLGRGDFETIGITLFRELNANGITLSVEDWNKMQVKFLNAHTYFTKSSKSIREPIKQEHLKKLVNLVDTY
- a CDS encoding SLC13/DASS family transporter, which codes for MNQRLKILSGPVFGFLAFVLMGGFEQATPLACMAGVAIWIALWWITEAVNIFFTSLLPLILFPFLGIMGMKEVAPLYMNKIIFLFVGGFLLAYAFERWNLHRRIALKIIVLTGSTPSKMLLGFMAASYLLSMWIMNTATATMLLPAVLGVINQVEKMSERRNDKMATGFLLGVAFAASIGGMATLVGTAPNMVLANLYNERFGDTGVYEAINFGNWFLFAFPLSLVMFTSSFFILKALFFRDANEVKIDLSFIQKDLKAMGKMSYEETMVSLVFVITVGLWFFRRDIEIGSFSIPGWRDVFAYPSYITDGTVAMLSASVLFLIPSKNEGAKTLIAWEDFERLPLGIIFLFGGGFALATGISSSGLAEWIANGLTVVVGLSPLLMVLILCFFMTFFTEITSNTASTFLMLPLIIELALKAECHPLLLMIPVTISASCAFMLPVATPPNTIVFGSNRIALKTMMRTGIWLNLLGIILITFTVFSLGKVVFGF